One Gimesia aquarii DNA segment encodes these proteins:
- a CDS encoding type II secretion system F family protein, with translation MFTPTTITVFYAVCGLIILWMLYRIIRKKTPQPIEQETHEAAIETEETSLTPSTTSSASAPVTWKNRQLFSSNTTSGQDSVTALPQVEAADVPVMGTDDYVFGSATPALAEMMPESEGRQVQTKKELQAAGYYQPHALQNFSAIRYLSILGTLMLFGIALILAPERFEIPILIGMILVPILVWATPFLYITSKASDRRSEIEQGIPDMLDMLNMCVSQGMMVPRALQRVSGELGKVYPALAQELRIVIEQTNIGTFSQALSNFSKRIDVPEVHSFASLLIQTDQMGTDVTSALQEYSDNMRESLQQRADEKANKATFKLLFPTVLCLMPAIYIFLLGPAIVELSNFFNSGGSDSLNSTTDLFRDLGNR, from the coding sequence ATGTTTACACCAACAACAATTACAGTCTTTTATGCAGTTTGTGGTCTTATCATTCTGTGGATGTTGTATCGCATTATCCGAAAAAAGACTCCTCAGCCAATAGAGCAGGAAACTCATGAAGCAGCGATTGAAACTGAAGAAACGTCATTAACACCTTCAACGACTTCATCAGCATCTGCCCCTGTAACGTGGAAAAACCGTCAGTTGTTTTCCTCTAATACTACAAGCGGACAAGATTCTGTGACCGCTCTACCACAAGTCGAAGCAGCCGATGTCCCCGTGATGGGTACTGATGACTATGTATTTGGCTCAGCGACCCCTGCCCTGGCTGAAATGATGCCGGAATCTGAAGGCAGACAAGTTCAAACGAAAAAAGAGTTACAGGCAGCGGGCTACTATCAACCACACGCTCTACAAAACTTTTCTGCGATTCGTTATCTTTCGATTCTCGGCACACTCATGCTTTTTGGTATCGCATTGATCCTGGCACCAGAACGATTTGAAATCCCGATCCTGATTGGCATGATTCTGGTGCCCATCCTTGTTTGGGCGACTCCATTCCTCTACATCACCAGCAAGGCTTCCGACCGAAGAAGTGAAATTGAACAGGGAATTCCCGATATGCTAGACATGCTCAATATGTGTGTGTCGCAAGGGATGATGGTTCCTCGTGCCTTGCAAAGAGTGAGTGGTGAATTAGGTAAAGTCTATCCAGCTTTAGCACAGGAGCTAAGAATTGTGATTGAACAGACAAATATTGGGACCTTTTCGCAAGCACTTTCGAATTTCAGTAAGCGAATTGACGTTCCCGAAGTTCATTCGTTCGCCTCTTTGTTGATTCAAACGGACCAAATGGGAACTGATGTAACATCTGCGCTTCAAGAATACAGTGATAATATGCGAGAAAGTCTGCAGCAACGTGCAGATGAAAAAGCCAACAAAGCAACGTTCAAACTACTATTTCCCACTGTTCTTTGTCTGATGCCTGCGATTTATATCTTCCTGTTGGGACCGGCGATTGTAGAACTTTCTAACTTCTTCAATTCTGGTGGAAGCGATAGTCTGAATAGTACGACTGATTTGTTCCGTGATCTTGGAAACCGTTAA
- a CDS encoding Gfo/Idh/MocA family protein yields MNRRQFLDRSARNAAGMAAGVVGLASNVSLAESSPNERVVLAGIGVRGQGKFLTSSMAGFSDVRFKTICDVDESVIPAAMKSIEKAQGVGPNFVTDFRHVLDDPEIDGVVIATPDHWHALMAIMACQAGKDVYVEKPVSHNFNEGMKIIEAGRKHQRVIQSGIHQRSGAHFQSAVDFVRSGKLGNVKLAKAWMIHRRKPIGKKKNASIPTGVNYDLWLGPAAKRPFNPNRFHYNWHWFWDYGTGEMGNWGVHMLDIARWGLGVELPEKISASGGKYFFDDDQETPDTQTVQFSYADKTLLWEHRLWSVHGMEGRNAAAAFYGDRGTLVVDRGGWKVYDQKEAATSGTSDQAVTHHRNFVDCIKTRNRPTSDIEIGHTSSALCHLGNIAYRVGREIHFDKKQACFVNDEQANGFLGREYRQNWELPQI; encoded by the coding sequence GTGAATCGTCGTCAATTTCTAGATCGAAGTGCGCGAAATGCTGCCGGAATGGCTGCGGGCGTTGTTGGCTTGGCCAGTAATGTATCACTGGCAGAATCTTCGCCAAATGAACGAGTCGTCTTGGCCGGGATTGGCGTTCGTGGGCAGGGGAAATTTTTAACTTCCAGTATGGCCGGTTTTTCCGATGTCCGATTCAAGACCATCTGTGATGTAGATGAATCAGTAATACCTGCAGCTATGAAGTCGATTGAAAAGGCACAGGGAGTAGGACCAAACTTCGTAACCGATTTTCGACATGTACTGGATGACCCGGAAATTGATGGAGTTGTCATCGCGACGCCTGACCATTGGCATGCATTGATGGCAATCATGGCTTGTCAGGCGGGAAAAGACGTCTATGTAGAAAAGCCTGTTTCACATAACTTCAATGAAGGAATGAAGATTATCGAGGCAGGGAGAAAGCACCAGCGTGTGATTCAATCCGGAATTCATCAACGTAGTGGTGCGCATTTTCAATCTGCAGTTGATTTTGTACGTAGTGGAAAATTAGGCAACGTTAAATTGGCTAAAGCCTGGATGATTCATCGTCGGAAACCAATCGGTAAAAAGAAAAATGCATCAATTCCGACCGGAGTGAATTATGACCTCTGGTTGGGACCGGCTGCGAAACGTCCTTTTAATCCAAATCGATTTCATTATAACTGGCACTGGTTCTGGGATTATGGAACTGGTGAGATGGGCAACTGGGGAGTGCATATGCTGGATATTGCACGCTGGGGCCTTGGTGTAGAACTACCAGAGAAAATATCCGCTTCAGGAGGAAAATATTTCTTTGACGACGATCAGGAAACACCAGATACCCAAACTGTACAGTTTAGTTATGCAGATAAAACACTTCTATGGGAGCATCGACTTTGGAGCGTGCATGGCATGGAAGGTCGAAATGCTGCCGCTGCTTTTTATGGGGATCGAGGAACACTTGTGGTCGATCGAGGGGGGTGGAAAGTTTACGATCAGAAAGAGGCTGCTACTTCCGGAACCAGTGATCAGGCTGTAACACATCATCGCAATTTTGTGGATTGCATCAAGACAAGAAACAGACCAACTTCTGATATTGAGATTGGCCATACTTCAAGTGCTTTATGTCACCTGGGTAACATTGCTTATCGAGTCGGTAGAGAAATTCACTTTGACAAAAAACAAGCTTGTTTTGTCAATGACGAACAAGCAAATGGATTCCTGGGACGAGAATACCGACAAAATTGGGAATTGCCACAGATCTAA